The nucleotide sequence TAATTAAGCACGAATATAAGCATATTGGCTTTCGCAAAGCCTCCACTACTTCATTACAATATTTTTGTGCACGCCAATTAATTTGTAGTCAACTGtatatgtagaaaaaaaatgctaatgGAAACCCATTTATCAGAGAAATATAATAATAAAGCtaataaaattttatgaaaaaaaattagtctaTGTCATGTCGTCGTATGCCGTTTGGTAGCAAGTCCTTGTAGTATACGTACATACGTGTCGATGGAAATGCTAATTTGACAATAATAACAACTAAATGAATGCCAGTATTATACATGACGAATATGGACCATTATTCCTCGCTAATGCAGCCAATCTCGGGCCGGACAAAACATATATGCATATTGTCAAATAAAAAACATAGCACAAGTACATGGAAATTAAATAAACAcattaataaattttaatacCACAAAAATAACAACTAGGCAAATAGATGGTTTTACCAGCACGACTCTATGTTAGACCGTGGTTCGATCCCCACTAGCAGCTACTACATGttagattagatttattttGTGACTTTTTTCGTGTACTAGTTTGAGCCCGTGAACCTTTTGGTATAGCCACTTGTGTTAACAAAGTGTGCAACCCTGCATATATATAATGCGATAGAAAAATGCTGCAGGTGTGAGAGCTAAAATTGCAAATGGCCTGAAACAAAGAAAGCTGTTGACCTCCCAGCTTTGGTTGGAACCCTAAAatgtaaacattttttttgggcCATGGCATGATCTGCTCGATCTTTGTGTTAGCTTATAAAATGGGGCAAAGTAGGGAAAGCAAGAGAGGCACTAGGAGTTGATTACTTTTGATGTATCCATCTTGTCAGATAGATTATGGTTAACCAGGGCTTTGGTATTAAAGATTTGCAGATTCGCATCGTAGTTTAATCAAACCAAGGCGCCTGTAGATCATCAAGTGGTGCACTAAGCAACAAATGCTCCTTTGGGTCATGTGTATACATGAGGGCTATTATTACTTTCGAAATGCTCCATGTTAGTGACATTATGAAATATGGCGCGCATGAGACATTGAGCCCCATTGTTCCAATTAATTACAAGTAAAAAAAACTGATATTACTTTGCTTGGCTTGCTGAGATTTTCTTTTGGAAGGATCTAGGATAGAGCTGCAATAATTCAAAGTTAAAGCTCATGTGTTTGAAACAAATGTATCATGAAAAGACAATTTATCAAACCTTGGGAAACATATATCAAGAGGAACCCGATACTTTTCAATTCACATGCTTGTTATGGAATCTATGTGACTTCTATTTGATATTTCACCTAAACATCGTTGCGAGAAATGTATATTCATCTCATAACCTCGAGTATTTTTATTTGTCTTTTAGAACTCATTGGTCGTgtgaactgatttttttttcaaaggcaGCTGGGGGTGTGAACAATTTCAttataaaaaatcacaaataaatTGTGAATCGAATTCTTTTAGACTTCCACTGCTCTTCTACTCACTCTGATAATACTTTGACAAAAATGAAGGCCTGGtttagaaaacaaaaaaaaataaattaaaacactCATTCGTACGCTACATGAATCATACTATTAAATTCTTATACAGTCAATTCCTACCCtccgaaaaaaaataagtatagtTGCAATGTTATCTACAAATGACAAACAACTATATTAAGCAGGGATCTTGCAATGCTACCAAACACATGTTTTGCTACAACTTCAATTTGTTtttacttaggctgtgtttaaatCTAAAGTTTGggtccaaacttcagtcattttccatcacatcaacctgtcatacacacacaacttttcagtcacatcatttccaattttaaccaaaatctaaactttacactaaactaaacacagccttacatttctaaaaaaaacccCACCAAATTTATTTGAACAAAGCGTGTGGAGATGGACATGGCTGTGCACTGTAACTTGAGTGCCAACCGCTGCATTTGCAGCAAGTCGTTTCTTATACGCATCAACAGAAGAGTATACCTGGTGTGTCCTCTGGTTCCTAGACTCGCAAGTGGTGTCCTGCACAACGTCGCACTCATGATttggctactccctccatcccaaaatatttgacaccgttgatttttttaaaaatatttgaccattcgtcttattcaaaaaatttaagtaattattaattcttttcctatcatttgatttattgttaaatatacttttatgtatacatatagttttacacatttcacaaaagttttttaataagacaaacggtcaaacatgtttaaaaaagtcaacggcgtcaaacatttagggaaggagggagtacaaaccaaaccaatatactactagtacaagcCCTATTCTTCTTCTTGCATAGTGAGTGACATTGGCAGGTGGGGTCCCTGTTGCTGTTCAAGTGTACCACCATTCACAGTGCAGGTACGTGGCTTTAGCTTCGTTGGGACACGTAGGAGAAAATCTGGCGTGTTTGTGCGAGCCGGAACGCCCTTCAGGAGGATGCGCACGGCCCACCTGCGTTTGAGGTCAGACGACACGAGACACGCATCCCGCATTGGCGGGTCATCCCCTCTCCACTTCGTCATCTCGCCTCGCACGCGCTCCCTCGTCCCAAAATTGCTTTGGCTCAGCCTGCACTATGTGAGTTGTGGCTTGGCACCTAGAGAAACTCAATAGTGTTGCTTGCACTGCTATTGCCTTTATGTGTGTTGTGGTAGTATTCTGGAGGGGGGCATATGCTTTTCATGCAATGCTGAAAAGTTTTTGGAGGTTAATTGCTGATAAGTCCTATTGGAGAAGATACTAACACATTGGACATCTCCAAAGAATATTCAGGAAGCAGCCGGTGAAATGTGGTCAATGTACCTTCAATACTCTTTAACAACTTCCACCACACTTTGTAGGCTCCTCCAGTTAGCATACACCCTGGACTCAAAATTTTTAGCCCTATTTTAGTTGCAAAACTATCCTTTTACCATTATGAAGTTgtggatgtatatatataccttcGTAAATAGGGTTCAAATTATAATATccataattaaataacatatatatacacacacacattacGGTTGATATAGAGGTCGGAAGAAACTTCTGTTACGTAGAAAACAATATGGCTTGTGAGGATCGGCGGAGGGTAGGATgtcgccgcccgctgccgcagCCGTGGCCCGCGAGacgggaagaggaggagagggcaggggggctgctgctgccgccacccaccgccgccgccgcggcccgcaagaggggaaggggaggaggccaGGAGAGCCGCTGCCACTGCCGACGCCAGCCGCTCGCCACCGCGGCCCgcgagaggggaaggggaggagggcagGGGGGCCGCTGCCACTGccgacgcccgccgccgccactgcggGACACCGGCTGCTACCGCCGCGGCCCGCGATagggaaaggggaggaggggatcagaggagagggaggaggagtggaggaggagggtgtgAGGAGATAGAGATAAGGGAGATAGAGTGTGGGAGGCGTGCGGCAGCGGTTTCCGAGGAGATAACGGTGAGTGGGAGGTGAGCGGCagcgttttttttttaaattttggtcCTGATTTGTTACACTTACActtagatctttagtctcggttggtattaCAAACCAGGAATCCCCTCCCCCGCCCCCCGCGacaatctttagtcccattGGAGTTTTAaaccaaactaaaaaaatatttttaatgtggTTTTCGGCCGACCCAGTAAAGATCAGTTCTATCATAATGGTACTCGGACCAAATGCCCTCCAAAGAAGGGAAAACAAAACCGAAATGAACTGATGCCGTGTTAGTTCCAAAGTTATtcttttaaactttcaactttttcatcacatcaaaactttcttatacacaaacttctaatttttctatcacattgttccaatttcaatcaaacttctaattttaatacgaactaaacatagcctgaATTGAAAGAAAGCGAGAAAGGAACTGACGGCATGGCAATGATGCGACGATGCAAATGTTTGATCACGATGCACCAAAGATCTTCCTCCGGCCGGATTCACGGCCTACGCATGCCGTACGCATGAGGTGGTCAGCAGCGCAGAAGTGCAGAGTTCATGGCAAAACCAAAGGCAACTTCTGCTAGCTCTCCCATAACGTGGGGGCCACATGCATTCGGTCCCTGGCAGGTGGGCCCTATGATGCCACGTACATCACCACGTCTAAGTTCCAAAGTAGTACGTGTAGTGTAGTTCACCCTGAGATGCAGGATATACAGGGCCATAAATGCCATGGCCATACCATAGTTTTCGGAATATGGTGTGGCGAACTGACGATCACACGCGAGagacacatgtttttttttctttaagccGACGCATTTTGTACGTTTTGTCGAGAGATTTGGGATCCAACGTCAAACGACATATTTacattacaaataaaaaataatttatgaataaaacttttatgtacGTATTCTTAGCAACCTagaagcaaaggctgaaaaataaacttcgatgaaaaaaatcttaaaattagcttcaaatttaaagttgaaaatttaaattttgactgagCATAAGCATGAAGCATCTTCATGGATCGTAGGTTCAATGTGAAATATAAATGAATTTTCTTGAGTTATAGAATTTTCTGAGACTATATGAACCTATATTAAAAAAGCAAATATTAggaaatgacctaatatcaaataattagaaggtaTGAGACTTCGGCGTGAATATTAGGAAATAATCTAATATCAAAAAATTAGAAGGGATGAAATTTTAAACCAAGGTTGTCTAACCCACCACTTATgtagctagccggaagacccctggaTGTTTCTTGAACCTATATTTATCCAATGAAACAATGTCTACACCCTCTTACAGAAGGTATTGCAAAGAAAACTAGAGTTTCATTTGTTACATGATATCTTGCGATCCGCCGccaatgaatttttttttgtgtgtgtgtgtgtccccTATGAAACAAAGTATTTTTGTTGTCTGATTCACCTAAGATTTTGCACTCCAGCTTACATAGAGATCATTTCTGCGATTTCGAAGAACAAAACAAAGTGGGAATGAAAAGAGGAGGAAAGCCGGCTAGCATGTCGGAAAAAGGTAACCCAAAAAAAATAAGGGAGAAAATAAGAAGCAGATAAGCACCAAGTTTCTCAGTGCATAGATGATGTtcagataaaaataaatataataataaaatgGAGAATAGAAGTGCGTCATGCCCATGACATCTCCAGCCGTTGCAATCTGGGGTTTCAACGCTACAAGTGCACTGTCACATTGGCACAATGTTTGCTTATCTTATCCTCCTTTTCTATATTTTTGTTGAAGACCTGATATACGGCTTATTATGACATGCTAACAAAATGAATGAGTCAGGATAACTCTGTTTACATACTGGTCCAAAATTATTAAAAATCAACTAGATAATCTATAAAACCTAAAAGAGCTTCTTAATGAAGAAGTGACCATATATAGGAATAGTCAACGACCCTTCATTCTTCCCTGTCCCTGGTCTCTATGACTCTACCTATCCATTTAGGCCTCCTTTTAAATAATTCATATGAAAATATTGTAAACctaattcatatgaaaattttatgaaaattgaactaattcatatgaaaatATTGTCAAATTCATGCATTCCAACGGGTCCTTTAGCAATAAAATAAGCTATAAATATCGACATATTATACATATGAACCTACAAGAGGATACAACCTTATTATACCTATATTATAAACCTATTACTTGCCTACTTGGTAAGGTAATAAAACCATCACACTAGTCGTATGATATGACTTTACCCTGCAGTAACTTATATAACTTGTGTCACTCTCTGTTACGCTAAGCAAGTGCTCGAGTGTGATTGTCTCCTGTTAAACACCTAAATTGTAATTGATAAATATAAATTTACTTTAGGCATGTTTGATAGGACTATAGCTTCGGCTTCACTTCTCCTATAGCTTAAATCTAACCAAATAGCTTCAACTTCAGCTAAATAAGAGTGGAGTGGACTAAAGTGATAtgcaaaaaataaactaaagaaATGAAGCAGGGTTCGAGCCACTCCATAACTCAACTCCAGACTTCACTCTTAGAGTTATATTTAGAAGTTAGAGCCCGGTAACAGAGGCGGATCTACAGTACTAGGGCCGGTGTCAGGCAACACCGGCGGCTTTCGACAAAACCTATAGCAAAACTGTTTATCCATATGTTATAATATCATGATTTAAACATAATTAGCGTACTATGACACCGATATACAtgttatgacaccaacgaatcgATTTTCTGGATCCACCACTGCCCGCTAAACACACATTTTACCGATAACGGATCTTAATTGATAATAAACACACTTTTTACCGGTAACGGATCTTAATTGGATGATTAACCCGGATCCAAAACAAAGCCCAATCCAAAACTAAAATCTCCACTAAAATATgagagcccccccccccccttcccccacATTACCCCCGCTCCTTCACCGCATTTAACACCACCACCTCAAAACGGCAACTGCAtgacctccaccacctccacctcctcctcttcactCCCAAGAACTCGcaatcgccaccgccgccgcggcggcgcagcttGATACCGGCGGCGCGAGAggaaggcggaggagggagagagaaatggGCAACTgccaggcggcggaggcggcggcggtcgtcaTCCAGCACCCCGGCGGGAAGGTGGAGCGGCTCTACtggcccaccaccgccgccgacgtcatGCGGGCCAACCCCGGCCACTacgtcgccctcgtcatcctCCGCATCTCCGCCGAcaaggccgcctccgccgccgccgcgggggacAACAAGACCAACGCCGGTggagccaccggcggcggcggaggcggcgccaagATCACCAGGGTCAAGCTCCTCAAGCCCAAGGACACGCTCCTCCTCGGCCAGGTCTACCGCCTCATCACCTCCCAAGGTCAGCACCCATCCGTTCTTGCGCTTCGATTCGCCATTCTCGTTGACGCGGCAACCTGAAATCCGCGCGTGGTGGATGCGCAGAGGTGACGAAGGCGCTGCGGGCGAGGAAGAACGAGAAGATGCGGCGGTGCGAGGCCATCAGGCAGCAGCACGAGCAGCTCCGGCGAGGCGACCCGCTCGCTGGCgtagccgaggaggaggaggaggaggagagcgcctCCGACGATCAGGTCACTGTccctgcattttttttcctcatgtCAAGACTGAATTCTCCGCCTTGCAAGAAAGCTAACGCCTCGAGATGTTCTCGCCGCCGCGCAGGACGGGAAGAGGGACCGGCACCggagctccggcgccggcgcgccgccggccgccggcggcagaGGCCGGCACTGGCGGCCGTCGCTGCAGAGCATCTCCGAGGCCGCGagccagagcggcggcggcggcggcggcagcagcatctCTGAATCCGCCGCAAGATGATTCCCCTGTTTGGTGCTGTATTGtctggttttcttttctttttttttctttcttcttcttttcttttttttcttttctctcttagTATAAAgtgcttggaagttggaactacCTCCAAAAGAAAGCAGAAAAAATTGTAAATCAGAGTAATCAGAGCAGGATCAATAGGAAGGAAAGCTTGTTTCATCTCTCATGTAATTTGCATGGTGAAAAACTGAAACTTCAGTGTGCAATTGGGGTTCAGTGATTTGCAACTCTGAAGCTTTACCTGAACAGAAGGAGATTCAGAAAGCATCCCAACCCTTTTCCATCAACATATACTACTATTTACCCAGTCCAGTTACTTCGCAAAATTTACCAGATTTTTCAGTTTGAAATCTGCAGAGCAAAATATCCAAGGTACCAATAATGCATTTCTTCGTCTCGAATTCGCGCCGTCCGAGGCGTCTCGGTTTTGAATTCCAGGAGTGAAACTGCTAGATCAGGTGCTGGGCACATGCTATCCAGTGTTTCGGTGTAAAATACTCGGCAGACGAGGACACAACACTGCTGGTTCTGATTCTTCTGAAGTGTTTTGGAGTTGCTAAGCTCCATCAGTCCACTTGGAGGCTCTGGCAATGCCAGCCCGGATCAGGGCCGCCGTCCACGGCTGCCAGTGGAGCTCCAGCGAGCCTCGCCATCGACACCCCACACGTGTGGTGGCTCTCTGCGCATCGTCGTCGCTGCTCCGGTGGCTGGCCGTCCACTGCTGTGTTCTCCTGGGATTCAGTGATGCTGTCCTGCAGGCTGCACAAGGGTCAGTCTGAAATTTGGAAGAACAGAACTGAATTTACTAATAGAGTATTCCTCACAGTACAGAAGATGCAGATCCATAGGCAATGGCCAGTGATCAAGTATGGTTTAGCATAGTTTACAAGGTGACTTCTGAAGACAGTATTGTATTGAGATGTCATGTATCAATATCTCAAACATATTATTGTCAGTTGCACGATGCCATTTATGCAACAAGATTATCTCCAGTTAGATGTCCAGCTCGTAAATTCTGTTGCCTTGGTCCCTCAGATGCTTCAGATCCAGATCTTTACAGTGCAAATGGTGGGGGATTAATTTGATAGTTTGGTATGTGATCCATGCATCTCGGCTCATGATTATGGAAGAGGCAAAAGCCTGATTAGCAGCGTGCGTGCGTGCTGAAAAGGCAGGCAGTGTATcattgttcagacttcagacagTCTGAACTTTTTTGACCAGCAAATCAAACTGATGCATGAATTAGCAGAAGAAGGGACTATATTTTAGCCTAACTAAACCATAAGAGGACTGAACATTAAATGAATGAACTCAACACCAGAACAGGATATGAGTGAAAACATAATGATAAAGCATCATCAGATGAAATGCTAAGTTCAAAGTAGCTGACATTAGAAGTAGGAACCACTGACAAGCTATCCTCAACTCGTCGGTAAAAAAGCCTATTTACAACTCCATCAGTAACAAACACTACTAGTGTTAATCATATTTGGCAAATGAACTTGGCATTGTGCCCAAAATTGTCTGATCAAAGTCGTTTTCTGTGCATTTTTGTCATAGATGAATCCTGCATTCCTGCATCTCAAAATAAAACTAATGAGCCATTGCTAACAACATATTTTGAAGCGTGGATAAGTTAAGAAAGCAGCTTACATGGAACCGTTCTCCTTTTGAGATGTGAAGATTAACTTCACTCAGTACTACCATTCGTCGACTTCTGGCTAGCAGAACCTGTTAATTCATGATAACTACAGTAAGTACAACAATGTAATGGGAGAACAATAAGAGAACGCAAAGGTATAATCATACCGTCAGTTGTGAGCCAATCCTGCAAACAAACGAGCTTTTCAATATGGTGTTTACGTGATTCAAATATAGCAAACTTTGCAGTTCTTATTGCTACATTGCAATCAGTACGACATGGCTGTGAATTGTGCTAAAATCAGTACTGTGTATTCCAGGAGAGCACTAGCATATACAATGGTATATGGGCCTCATGGGCCAACAGTAAAATAAGTCTAAGACTACATCGCTATACACATATCTAACAGCCCCCTTCAAACTCAAGGTGGATTTGGAGAATGATTTGGAGGATCTATCACATTGAGTTTGAGAATGTAAAGACGGTGTTGCTCTCTAGTTTGAGCCTTGGTAAAGAAGTCAGCAACTTGAAGTTCAGATGGCACATATCGAAGAGAAATTGTTGACTGCTGACAATGAGAGCGTGTGAATGATGCATCCACTCCAATATGCTTAGTTAACTCATGCTTTACAGGATCATTGGCAATTTGTATAGCTCCTGTGTTATCACAAAGAAGAGGTGTTGGATCCTTGCATTCTACACCAAGATCAGATAATAACCAACGAAGCCAAACAATCTCAGAAGTGGTAGTAGCAAGTGCGCGAAGTTCAGATTCAGTACTGGATCTTGACACAGCAGTTTGCTTCTTGGACTTCCAAGCAATGAGAGAAGTACCAAGGAAAATACAATATCCAGTAATTGATCGACGATCCATTGGATCACTCGCCCAGGTTGAGTCAGAATATGCATGGAGGTGAAGCTGACTCGAGCGTGCATAGAATAGTTGTCGAGATGCAGTCCCTCTCAAGTAACGGAGCACACGAAGCAAATGGCTATAATGAACAGAGGTAGGTGCACTGACAAACTGACTAAGCACATGAACAATGTGAGCAATATCTGGTCTGGTTATAGTGAGATAAACAAGGCTTCCAACAATTTGACGATATCGAGAGGGATCCTCAAGCAAAACACCTTCAGTAGAACGAAGTTGAACATGTAGCTCCATTGGAGTAGTGGCAGTCTTGGTATCAGTAAGACCAGAGCGTGTTATAAGATCATCAATATATCGATGCTGAGAAAGGTAGTAGCCATCCTCTGTATTAGTGACCTCTATCCCCAAAAAGTAGCTAAGAGGGCCTAAATCAGACATCATGAATTGCTCACTTAGACATTGCTTCACAAAAGCAATATACTCTAAGTCATCCCCTGTGATTagcatgtcatcaacataaagCAACAATAGAGTCCGTCCATGGTCAGAAACATGAATGAATAAAGCCGGATCATGATCACTTGGAGAGAATCCAGCAGCACAAACAACGGAGCTAAAACGCTCAAACCAAGCACGAGGTGCTTGCTTTAAACCATAAAGAGCACGATTGAGACGAAAAACATAATTTGCAGGGGCATCAACACCAGGAGGCGGTTTCATGTAAACCTCCTCCTTTAGgtcaccatgaagaaaagcaTTCTTCACATCCATCTGAGATATGGTCCAGGAACGAGCAGCTGCCACGGCTACAAGAGTACGAACAGTGGTCATGTGAGCAACCGGAGCGAAAGTCTCATCATAATCGCGACCATGTTCTTGCTGAAAACCGCGAGCAACTAAGCGAGCTTTGTAGCGCTCAATAGAGCCATCAGAGCGAGTCTTCACCTTAAACACCCACTTGCAAGTAATTGGAATGGCATGACAAGGAAGAGGAACAATATCCCAGGTTCTTGTTCGCTCTAAGGCAGCAAGCTCCTCTGTCATAGCCAATTGCCACTCAGGAATGGCAGCAGCCTCTTGATATGTACTAGGCTCCTGAACACCATCAATTGCTGCACACATATAGCGAGGATGAGGCATTATCTTGCTGCGATCTCGAAGACCATATCGTGGTGTAGCAGACTGTGGTGATGACACAAGTGGATCATCAATGAGCGGAGCAACGGGTGGATCATCAGATTGAGCATTAATGGTACTAGTTGGAACATCTGAAGGAAGACAAGAGGGAGGCTGAGACTCATGTGGAGTTCGAGGTCGACGACTATAGTGGAAAGGAAAAGGTGACATCTCTGACCTTGGTGTTAGAGTGGATGATGGTATATCCAAAGAGGGTGAAGGAATGGAAGATGGAGAAGGTGTCTCACTGATGGTAGTTAGGTCTTGAGAAGGAATAGGTGGAAGATGGAGAAAAGAAATGGACTCCTGAGGAGATGAGGAGGACGAGATTTTAGAGTAGAAATATGGACGATCCTCAATGAAAGTGACATCTCGAGATATGCGAATACGACGAGAAGAGGGGTCATAACAACGATACCCTTTATGTTCAATACTATAGCCAAGAAAAACACACTCAACTGATTGAGCTGACAACTTGGTGCGCTCTCGAGATGCCAAAAGAACATAGCAAGTACAACCAAAAACACGAAGATGATCATAGCATGGGGAAGATCCAAATAGAACCTCTCCTGGACACTTTCCTTGAAGGCGAGATGATGGCTGAATATTGATGAGATAAACAGCAGTGGAAACAGCTTCAGCCCAAAAATGAGAAGGTACAAATGATGCAATCAATAGAGTGCGTGCAGTCTCAATGATATGCCGGTGCTTGCGCTCAGCAACACCATTTTGAGGATGGGCACCAGGGCAAGAGAGCTGAGGAAGAGTACCCTCGGAAGAAAGAAGTTGTCGAAAAGCAGCTGAGAGGTACTCCCCTCCTGAATCAGAACGAAAAATACGAATAGTAGCAGAAAACTGAGTATGGATCATGCGAATAAAGGATTGGTATATGGATAAAAGTTGTGAACGGTGTTTCATGAAGTAAATCCAAGTGTATCTCGAATAGCGTTGTTGAAGATACTCCCACATCTTCTTAGCAGAAGAAAGATCAATAAAATTCATTCTAATGGGGACCTCAGCGCTCATGCACAAGAAGGCCATCACACGCTCATCATTACGTCGCCAAGCTGCAATTTTCTTCTCATCTTCCTTCTCATGAGGTGGATCATCATTCAAGTGAGAGGCCACACCATACGACCTGAGTTGCATACGAGCAGAGGAAGCCCACTCACGGTAATTTTGTCCATTGAGTTTTATATCCAAAGGCAAAAGAATGACATTCCCAAGTGGATCTGATGCCATGGTTGCAATCTGAAAGGCTGAGCTGCTGCTGCACTTGAAACGCTGCTACTGCACTGCTGCACTGGGCTGCCGCTGCTGCAATTAGTGGCTGCAATTAGGTATTGTAATCAGCAGCAGGAGATCCAACACATGGCAGATTTGTTGGAAAGAGTCCTGGCGGCAAGTGCGACAGCAAAGGATGGAGGCTGCGGGTCCTGCAGACTGCAGCTAGCCGACACCACTGCAGCTAGCACAATTGGATAATGCAACCTCGAGCAGGAGAAAAAGAAGCAGGAGAAAAAGCAGTCAAGCAGATCCAGCAGGAGAAAAAGATGCTCCAGCCAGAAGAGAAGAGGGTCGATCCCCAAAATCAAGTGACCACGAAAAACAGAACACACAGCAGAAAACTTCCACTGGgagaagagatgagggaggacACTCGCCGGAGACCAAGACCGGTgaagagctcgccggcggcggacatCGACGGGAATCGTAAGAGCAaccttgctctgataccatgtgaaTTGTGCTAAAATCAGTACTGTGTATTCCAGGAGAGCACTAGCATATACAATGGTATATGGGCCAACAGTAAAATAAGTCTAAGACTACATCGCTATACACATATCTAACAATGGCATGGCCAATATGTCACGTGCCATCCGAGCAACCGTTGGATAGGTCAGGTTATGTTCCTTCCACCAGTGAAGAACATCACGCTCACCTCCAGAGAGGCATGGCTCTTGCAAGTACTGATCAAGCTCAGTCATCGGTCGCTCACAAATTGGATATCCATAACGACGGTAATATTTCAACCGATCATCATCTCTGCTCACATTGATTTCATTTCTAGTCTCCTTAGTACAGTTAGAATCTTCCACCTTGCCAGAATATTCATCAAAGA is from Oryza sativa Japonica Group chromosome 9, ASM3414082v1 and encodes:
- the LOC4346935 gene encoding uncharacterized protein; translation: MGNCQAAEAAAVVIQHPGGKVERLYWPTTAADVMRANPGHYVALVILRISADKAASAAAAGDNKTNAGGATGGGGGGAKITRVKLLKPKDTLLLGQVYRLITSQEVTKALRARKNEKMRRCEAIRQQHEQLRRGDPLAGVAEEEEEEESASDDQDGKRDRHRSSGAGAPPAAGGRGRHWRPSLQSISEAASQSGGGGGGSSISESAAR